The Blastopirellula sediminis sequence ATTCTGGTTTCGTCATTCGTCATTTCCCACCGCGTGTGGGCCGCATGTTGAAACACTAGTGGGCGTTGTGGTTTCTGGCAACCATGGGCGCCATGCGACCTGACCCCAAGAATCAAAGCGAAACTTATGTCTGCTTACCAGCAAGAAGTCGAGATCGCCCTGCAGGCCGTGACGTCGGCTGCCGTTTTGTGTCAAAACGTTCGCCATGGCGACGATTTCGCCGCGCTGGCCAAATCGGATAAAAGTCCGGTCACGGTCGCCGATTTTGGGAGTCAGGCGATCGTTTGTCGCGCAATCCGCGAGGCCTTCCCCGACGATTTGATTATCGCCGAAGAGAACGCCGATGCGCTGCGTGCCGCGGATCAAGCTCCGCTGCTGGGTCGCGTCGTTGCCGAAGTGCAAAAGGTCTTGCCGGGCGCCGACGAGGCGCAGACCTTGGCCTGGATCGACGCCGGCGTCTCGCGCGACGCCGCGCCGCGGGTTTGGACGCTCGATCCGATCGACGGGACGAAAGGCTTTTTGCGCGGCGGACAGTACGCCGTGGCGCTGGCTCTGCTGATTGACGGTCAGGTCGAAGTTGCGGCGCTCGCTTGCCCGGCTCTCGATGATGATGGAGCGATCTTCTGGGCGGTTCGCGGGCAGGGAGCTTTTCATCGAACCGCCGATGGCGACAAAGCGATCGCCGTTACGCCGACCGTCAATTCGGCCGAAGCGGCTCTCTGCGAGTCGGTCGAATCAGGCCATAGCGACCACGACCAGTCGGCGCAAATCGCCAAGACGCTGGAGATCGCGCGTCCTAGCGTGCGGATGGATAGCCAGGCCAAATACGCGGCGGTCGCACGCGGCGACGCCGACATCTATCTGCGGCTGCCGACCATCGCCGGCTACGAAGAAAAGATCTGGGACCACGCCGCTGGTTTCCTGGTGATCAACGAAGCGGGCGGGAAGGTGACCGACATCGACGGCAAGCCGCTCGACTTCTCACTTGGTTCGACGCTGAAGAACAACCGCGGCGTGGTAGCGACGAATGGACGCTTGCACGACGTGGTGATCGCGGCGATTGCTTCGGCTTCGTAGTTGAAACTGCGTGCCACGGTTCTAGACGTCCGGCAGGTCGACTTCGATCTGCCCGTCGACGATGCGGACTGGGAACATCCGCAAGTTGTATCGTGGCGAATCTTCGTCGAGATACTTGCCGTCGCAGATCCGGAATCGCCAATGATGGATCGGGCAGGTAAGGATCCCTTCGCAGACTTCGCCGCGCGTCAGTAGCGCGCC is a genomic window containing:
- a CDS encoding 3'(2'),5'-bisphosphate nucleotidase, producing the protein MSAYQQEVEIALQAVTSAAVLCQNVRHGDDFAALAKSDKSPVTVADFGSQAIVCRAIREAFPDDLIIAEENADALRAADQAPLLGRVVAEVQKVLPGADEAQTLAWIDAGVSRDAAPRVWTLDPIDGTKGFLRGGQYAVALALLIDGQVEVAALACPALDDDGAIFWAVRGQGAFHRTADGDKAIAVTPTVNSAEAALCESVESGHSDHDQSAQIAKTLEIARPSVRMDSQAKYAAVARGDADIYLRLPTIAGYEEKIWDHAAGFLVINEAGGKVTDIDGKPLDFSLGSTLKNNRGVVATNGRLHDVVIAAIASAS
- a CDS encoding Rieske (2Fe-2S) protein, producing the protein MFRPLARRDELLSQEVLFRVSGEEWVGLYQLGGQVFAIDARCPHAGALLTRGEVCEGILTCPIHHWRFRICDGKYLDEDSPRYNLRMFPVRIVDGQIEVDLPDV